From a region of the Gordonia sp. PP30 genome:
- a CDS encoding AMP-binding protein: MQYQPDHHRRINNELHHYLGLDLERLCGVAQRQLYGMTETVAAVTVNPPGAGDPGAIGLPFGGRSTAVVDPATAVPVPDDAPGILLVRGRRGVDLFAGYVDDPALTADAFATAPVGVDCPPDPDGEEWFRTGDLVRRTAYGQLVFVGRVDDVIKVAGENVSLAEIESAVAEAPGVLESRR, from the coding sequence ATGCAATACCAGCCTGACCACCACCGAAGGATCAACAACGAGTTACACCACTACTTGGGGCTTGACCTGGAACGGCTGTGCGGGGTCGCGCAGCGGCAGCTTTACGGGATGACCGAGACGGTCGCCGCGGTGACCGTCAATCCGCCGGGAGCCGGGGATCCGGGCGCGATCGGTCTGCCGTTCGGAGGCAGGAGTACCGCCGTCGTCGATCCGGCGACTGCAGTGCCGGTGCCCGACGATGCTCCGGGAATATTACTGGTCCGGGGACGGCGAGGCGTGGATCTGTTCGCCGGCTATGTCGACGATCCCGCACTGACAGCCGATGCATTCGCGACCGCGCCGGTCGGCGTTGACTGTCCGCCCGACCCGGACGGGGAGGAGTGGTTTCGGACTGGCGACCTGGTTCGCCGCACGGCCTACGGACAGCTCGTCTTCGTCGGCCGGGTCGACGATGTGATCAAGGTGGCCGGCGAAAACGTGTCTTTGGCGGAGATCGAATCCGCGGTCGCGGAGGCCCCCGGCGTGCTCGAGTCGCGGCGGTAG
- a CDS encoding type II toxin-antitoxin system VapB family antitoxin has protein sequence MAVTSVDLDPELIARARELTGERSNRAVLDLALRRLIASKQKGAMVEGIAELEGLADGLGAPVASPE, from the coding sequence ATGGCAGTCACCAGCGTGGATCTGGATCCCGAACTGATCGCGCGGGCGCGCGAACTGACTGGCGAAAGGTCAAATCGTGCGGTCCTGGATCTTGCGCTCCGCAGGCTCATCGCGTCGAAACAGAAGGGCGCGATGGTTGAGGGCATCGCCGAATTGGAGGGCCTGGCAGACGGACTGGGTGCACCTGTGGCGTCACCCGAATGA
- a CDS encoding YccF domain-containing protein: protein MKTILNILWLVLCGFWMALGYALAGIVCFIFIVTIPFGIASFRIANYALWPFGRTVVRNPSAGTPSLIGNVIWVIVAGIWLAIGHITTGLALCLTVIGIPLGIASFKMVPVSLLPLGVDIVSNDDPRALVPAY from the coding sequence ATGAAGACGATCCTGAACATCCTCTGGCTGGTGCTGTGCGGCTTCTGGATGGCGCTGGGTTACGCGCTGGCCGGCATCGTGTGCTTCATCTTCATCGTGACCATCCCGTTCGGGATCGCGTCGTTCCGGATCGCCAACTACGCGCTGTGGCCGTTCGGGCGGACCGTCGTGCGGAATCCGAGCGCCGGAACGCCGTCACTGATCGGCAACGTGATCTGGGTGATCGTCGCCGGTATCTGGCTGGCCATCGGCCACATCACCACCGGGCTCGCCCTGTGCTTGACCGTCATCGGCATCCCGCTGGGCATCGCGAGCTTCAAGATGGTGCCGGTCTCGCTCCTTCCCCTCGGGGTGGACATCGTCAGCAACGACGACCCCCGGGCCCTCGTCCCCGCCTACTGA
- the gdhA gene encoding NADP-specific glutamate dehydrogenase, producing the protein MSEFSGPLQDVYDVVIRRNPGEPEFHQAVEEVFESLTPVVDRHPEYLDVLTRMCEPERQIIFRVPWVDDAGKLQINRGFRVEFNSALGPYKGGLRFHPSVNLSIVKFLGFEQIFKNSLTGLPIGGGKGGSDFDPKGRSDLEIMRFCQSFMTELYRHIGEYTDVPAGDIGVGGREIGYLFGQYKRITNRYESGVLTGKGLSWGGSQVRPEATGYGTVFFASDMLGAKGDSFEGKKVLVSGSGNVATYAIEKVHQLGGTVIGCSDSSGYVIDEKGIDLGILKEVKEVRRARLSEYVELRGNGATLGTEGSLWHVPADIALPCATQNELDADDAAALVKNGCLAVAEGANMPTTPDAIKILQGAGVAFAPGKAANAGGVATSALEMQQNASRDSWSFEYAEERLRGIMGALHDNCLATAAEYDAPGDYVVGANVAGFTKVADAMVALGVI; encoded by the coding sequence GTGAGTGAATTCAGTGGGCCCCTCCAGGACGTGTACGACGTCGTGATCCGCCGGAACCCGGGCGAGCCCGAGTTCCACCAGGCCGTCGAAGAGGTCTTCGAGTCGCTGACCCCGGTCGTCGACCGCCACCCGGAGTACCTCGACGTACTCACTCGCATGTGCGAGCCGGAGCGGCAGATCATCTTCCGGGTGCCGTGGGTCGACGACGCCGGCAAGCTGCAGATCAACCGCGGTTTCCGCGTCGAATTCAACTCGGCACTCGGCCCGTACAAGGGCGGCCTGCGTTTCCACCCGTCGGTCAATCTCTCGATCGTGAAGTTCCTCGGCTTCGAGCAGATCTTCAAGAACTCCCTCACCGGCCTGCCCATCGGCGGCGGCAAGGGCGGCTCGGACTTCGACCCGAAGGGCCGGTCCGACCTGGAGATCATGCGTTTCTGCCAGAGCTTCATGACCGAGCTCTACCGCCACATCGGCGAGTACACCGACGTCCCCGCCGGTGACATCGGCGTCGGCGGCCGCGAGATCGGTTATTTGTTCGGCCAGTACAAGCGCATCACCAACCGCTACGAGTCGGGTGTGCTCACCGGCAAGGGCCTGTCGTGGGGCGGGTCGCAGGTCCGTCCGGAGGCCACCGGCTACGGCACCGTCTTCTTCGCCTCCGACATGCTCGGCGCCAAGGGCGACAGCTTCGAGGGCAAGAAGGTCCTGGTCTCCGGCTCGGGCAATGTCGCGACCTACGCGATCGAGAAGGTCCACCAGCTCGGCGGCACGGTGATCGGCTGCTCGGATTCGTCCGGCTACGTGATCGACGAGAAGGGCATCGACCTCGGCATCCTCAAGGAGGTCAAAGAGGTCCGGCGTGCCCGCCTGAGCGAATACGTGGAACTGCGCGGAAACGGCGCCACTCTCGGCACCGAGGGCAGCCTGTGGCACGTCCCGGCCGACATCGCCCTGCCGTGCGCCACCCAGAACGAGCTCGACGCCGACGACGCCGCCGCGCTCGTGAAGAACGGCTGCCTGGCAGTCGCCGAGGGCGCCAACATGCCCACCACCCCGGACGCGATCAAGATCCTGCAGGGTGCGGGCGTCGCCTTCGCCCCGGGCAAGGCCGCCAACGCCGGTGGTGTGGCGACCAGCGCCCTGGAGATGCAGCAGAACGCCTCGCGCGACTCCTGGAGCTTCGAGTACGCGGAGGAGCGGCTGCGCGGCATCATGGGCGCCCTGCACGACAACTGCCTGGCCACCGCCGCGGAGTACGACGCTCCCGGCGACTACGTGGTCGGCGCGAACGTCGCCGGCTTCACCAAGGTGGCCGACGCCATGGTCGCCCTGGGCGTGATCTAG
- a CDS encoding DUF2812 domain-containing protein — translation MTTTAWLAPVRHLSPDSFELYLERQAARGRHVAGIDGLSPLRLHFDDAEPATVRYVVDRRANPAPIDYYTFRENLGWEHVGVVADLHLWRREYHGERPASFVGDDIYRRAGTWSVALAAVAALTLLGAVALGILAAVDPVTGASPRDFWAPAIALAVVGVASAVVSLQLSVSHYAASRSQTVAIQPDGF, via the coding sequence ATGACTACGACCGCCTGGCTGGCACCCGTCCGCCACCTGTCCCCCGATTCGTTCGAGCTCTACCTGGAGCGCCAGGCCGCCCGCGGTCGGCACGTCGCCGGGATCGACGGCCTCAGCCCGCTGCGTCTGCACTTCGACGACGCCGAGCCCGCCACCGTCCGGTACGTCGTGGACCGCCGCGCCAACCCCGCGCCGATCGACTACTACACGTTCCGCGAGAACCTCGGCTGGGAGCACGTCGGCGTGGTCGCCGACCTGCACCTCTGGCGCCGGGAGTACCACGGCGAACGACCCGCCTCGTTCGTCGGCGACGACATCTACCGGCGGGCCGGCACCTGGAGCGTCGCGCTGGCCGCCGTCGCCGCCCTCACGCTGCTCGGCGCGGTGGCGCTCGGCATCCTGGCCGCCGTCGATCCGGTGACCGGCGCGAGTCCGCGCGATTTCTGGGCCCCGGCGATCGCGCTCGCCGTGGTCGGCGTCGCGTCGGCCGTCGTCTCCCTGCAGCTCAGCGTGTCGCACTACGCCGCGAGCCGGTCGCAGACCGTCGCCATCCAGCCTGACGGCTTCTGA
- a CDS encoding Rho termination factor N-terminal domain-containing protein encodes MSPKSRTESVIKRLEKEIRRVSDEVVALRDQMTGRGKDKSAAASTKTKTEPAKVVEKKPAAEKKAAVAKPAAAEKPAAKKAADTKAAAKPAAKQAEKKPAPAKTAAKPAAEKKPAAAEKKAPAKKSAPAEKPAPAKKPAAKAKTVAELRAEAKAKGVKGYSTMKKAELIAALA; translated from the coding sequence ATGAGTCCGAAGAGCCGCACCGAGAGCGTGATCAAGCGACTGGAGAAGGAGATCCGCCGCGTCAGCGACGAGGTGGTGGCGCTCCGGGACCAGATGACCGGGCGGGGCAAGGACAAGTCCGCCGCGGCGTCGACGAAGACGAAGACGGAGCCGGCCAAGGTCGTCGAGAAGAAGCCGGCCGCCGAGAAGAAGGCCGCCGTCGCCAAGCCGGCCGCCGCCGAGAAGCCCGCGGCCAAGAAGGCCGCCGACACCAAGGCCGCGGCCAAGCCCGCCGCTAAGCAGGCGGAGAAGAAGCCCGCTCCGGCGAAGACCGCCGCGAAGCCGGCCGCCGAGAAGAAGCCCGCCGCGGCCGAGAAGAAGGCACCGGCGAAGAAGTCCGCTCCTGCCGAGAAGCCGGCTCCCGCGAAGAAGCCGGCCGCCAAGGCCAAGACCGTCGCCGAGCTGCGCGCCGAAGCCAAGGCCAAGGGCGTCAAGGGCTACTCCACCATGAAGAAGGCCGAGCTGATCGCCGCGCTCGCCTGA
- a CDS encoding LemA family protein, translated as MSTAVIILIVVVVIIVLLVLFGIMGFNKLRKADIAAEEAMGGIDVQLTRRADLIPNLVNTVKGYASHEAGVLEAVTAARAGLQQAAQGSDVAAKAAAEAQMSGALGRLFAVAENYPQLQAAPNFMALQTELAETENKLSFARQYYNDAVSRLNQLVKTLPWMFFAPMAGVKAREFYQAPAGNTQVPNVQF; from the coding sequence ATGAGCACCGCCGTCATCATCCTCATCGTCGTAGTCGTCATCATCGTCCTGCTGGTCCTCTTCGGGATCATGGGCTTCAACAAGCTGCGCAAGGCCGACATCGCTGCCGAGGAGGCCATGGGCGGGATCGACGTTCAGCTGACCCGCCGCGCCGACCTGATCCCTAACCTGGTCAACACCGTGAAGGGCTACGCCTCACACGAGGCCGGCGTCCTCGAGGCCGTCACCGCCGCCCGGGCCGGCCTGCAACAGGCCGCACAGGGATCCGACGTCGCCGCGAAGGCCGCCGCCGAGGCGCAGATGAGCGGCGCACTGGGCCGGCTGTTCGCCGTCGCCGAGAACTACCCGCAGCTGCAGGCCGCGCCGAACTTCATGGCGCTGCAGACCGAGCTGGCCGAGACCGAGAACAAGCTGTCGTTCGCGCGGCAGTACTACAACGACGCGGTCTCCCGGCTGAACCAGCTGGTCAAGACGCTGCCGTGGATGTTCTTCGCCCCGATGGCCGGAGTCAAGGCGCGCGAGTTCTACCAGGCCCCGGCCGGGAACACGCAGGTCCCGAACGTCCAGTTCTGA
- a CDS encoding amidohydrolase family protein has protein sequence MSGDGTLVTASAIVAGASVLRPGWLRSRDGRITGLGAGKPPSHDGPRLDFPGGTVVPGFVDLHVHGGGGASYTDGLADEVETAAAFHRRHGTTTTITSTVSAKPDDLLAIVARLADLVEAGISAGIHLEGPWISADRCGAHDPEALRAPEPAEIDRVLAAGRGTIAMVTLAPELPGGMAAVARFADAGVLVAVGHTEATYDQAREAIDRGARVATHLFNAMAPLGHREPGPALALLEDPRVLVELIGDGVHLHPALVRDLQQAVGYRRVALVTDAMAAAGMADGAYRLGSLDVDVVDAVARLRHGGAIAGSTATMELLFRRGAESLTGDDGLPDAALVGLTEMTAGNQARALRRPDIGVLEVGRRADFVVVDDAFAVVHVHCER, from the coding sequence ATGAGCGGCGACGGCACCCTGGTCACAGCGAGCGCGATCGTGGCGGGTGCGAGCGTCCTGCGGCCGGGCTGGCTGCGGTCCCGCGACGGCCGGATCACCGGACTCGGGGCGGGGAAACCGCCGTCGCACGACGGCCCGCGGCTCGACTTCCCCGGCGGCACCGTGGTGCCCGGATTCGTCGATCTGCACGTGCACGGGGGCGGCGGCGCGTCGTACACGGACGGGCTCGCCGACGAGGTCGAGACGGCAGCGGCCTTCCACCGCCGGCACGGCACCACCACGACCATCACCAGCACGGTGAGCGCCAAACCCGACGACCTGCTGGCGATCGTCGCGCGGCTCGCCGACCTGGTGGAGGCCGGGATCAGCGCGGGCATCCACCTGGAGGGTCCGTGGATCAGCGCCGATCGCTGCGGCGCCCACGACCCGGAGGCCCTGCGGGCGCCCGAGCCGGCGGAGATCGACCGGGTGCTGGCGGCCGGCCGCGGCACCATCGCGATGGTCACCCTGGCGCCCGAGCTGCCGGGCGGCATGGCGGCGGTCGCCCGGTTCGCCGACGCCGGCGTGCTGGTGGCCGTCGGTCACACGGAGGCGACGTACGACCAGGCGCGCGAGGCCATCGACCGCGGTGCCCGGGTGGCCACCCACCTCTTCAACGCGATGGCCCCCCTCGGCCACCGGGAGCCGGGCCCGGCGCTCGCCCTGCTGGAAGACCCCCGAGTCCTGGTCGAACTGATCGGCGACGGCGTCCACCTGCACCCGGCCCTGGTCCGCGACCTGCAACAGGCCGTCGGCTACCGGCGCGTCGCGCTGGTCACCGACGCGATGGCCGCCGCCGGGATGGCCGACGGCGCCTACCGGCTCGGCTCGCTCGACGTGGACGTCGTCGACGCGGTGGCGCGGCTGCGGCACGGCGGTGCGATCGCCGGGAGCACCGCGACCATGGAACTGCTCTTCCGGCGGGGCGCGGAGAGTCTGACCGGGGACGACGGACTGCCGGATGCCGCGCTGGTGGGCCTCACCGAGATGACCGCGGGCAATCAGGCGCGGGCGCTGCGCCGCCCCGACATCGGGGTCCTGGAGGTGGGGCGCCGCGCCGACTTCGTCGTCGTCGACGACGCCTTTGCGGTGGTCCACGTGCATTGCGAGCGGTGA
- a CDS encoding IS1634 family transposase has translation MSTIVGVGLFVRKVRTASGATAVQIVSKERGVRRIVEHIGSAHTDDELAALLEVADTKIHAGQLAFDLNSLSPAKVSSIPEVAGSQSRVLWEVLDNAYRDLGFDQVGTETFKQLVLARIVEPTSKADTIRVLADLGVRSPSLRTIWRTLNRSIAEDWRSQLAAAAFAHVTADGALSIVMYDVTTLYFEAENEDRLRKVGMSKERRVDPQILIGLLVDPTGFPLEVHAFAGNRGETTTLLPVLNGFRERHGRADVVVVADAGMLSAANLNALEEAGFDFIVGSRTGSAPRDLADHYDRVGNFFADGATVETTREMGTGQAKRTRRVVWHYSRARERRDNITLNKQIERAQDIAEGRRPPKKDRFVSLGTRPGVNWDAVEKAREYLGLKGYVTSISTEKLAGDKVMAAYHDLFKVEASFRMAKTDLKARPMFHHERDSIEAHLTIVFAALAVTRHLTETSGYSIKRIITALRPVRDVMIRIRGQHVMAETPLEGDAADIVAKLRESAGH, from the coding sequence GTGTCTACGATCGTCGGTGTGGGCCTGTTCGTCCGGAAGGTACGTACCGCGTCGGGTGCGACTGCGGTGCAGATCGTGTCGAAGGAACGCGGCGTGCGCCGGATCGTCGAGCACATCGGCTCGGCGCACACCGACGACGAGCTCGCTGCCCTACTCGAGGTCGCCGATACGAAGATCCACGCAGGTCAGCTCGCATTCGATCTGAACTCGCTGTCGCCGGCTAAGGTTTCTTCCATTCCGGAGGTCGCCGGTTCGCAGTCGCGTGTCCTGTGGGAAGTCCTCGACAACGCCTACCGTGATCTCGGGTTCGACCAGGTCGGTACCGAGACGTTCAAGCAGTTGGTGTTGGCGCGGATCGTCGAGCCGACCAGCAAAGCCGACACGATCCGCGTCCTGGCCGATCTCGGCGTTCGGTCGCCGTCGCTGCGGACGATCTGGCGCACGCTCAATCGCAGCATCGCCGAGGACTGGCGCAGCCAGCTCGCCGCGGCAGCGTTCGCGCACGTCACCGCCGACGGCGCGCTGTCGATCGTGATGTACGACGTGACCACCTTGTACTTCGAGGCCGAGAACGAAGACCGGCTCCGCAAGGTCGGGATGAGCAAGGAACGGCGAGTCGATCCGCAGATCCTCATCGGGTTGTTGGTCGACCCGACCGGGTTCCCGCTGGAAGTACACGCCTTCGCCGGCAACCGCGGTGAGACGACGACCCTGCTTCCTGTGTTGAACGGGTTCCGCGAACGGCACGGACGAGCCGACGTGGTCGTTGTCGCTGACGCCGGTATGCTCTCGGCAGCGAACCTCAACGCGCTCGAGGAAGCCGGGTTCGACTTCATCGTCGGATCCCGAACCGGTTCAGCCCCAAGGGATCTGGCCGACCACTACGACCGGGTCGGGAACTTCTTCGCCGATGGCGCCACCGTCGAGACCACCCGGGAGATGGGAACCGGCCAGGCGAAGCGGACTCGGCGCGTCGTGTGGCACTACTCGCGGGCCCGCGAACGCCGCGACAACATCACCCTCAACAAGCAGATCGAGCGCGCGCAAGACATCGCCGAAGGACGACGGCCGCCGAAGAAGGACCGGTTCGTCTCCCTCGGCACCCGACCCGGCGTGAACTGGGATGCCGTGGAGAAGGCCCGCGAGTACCTCGGGCTGAAGGGCTACGTCACCAGCATCTCCACTGAGAAACTCGCTGGTGACAAGGTCATGGCCGCCTATCATGATCTGTTCAAGGTCGAGGCGTCGTTTCGGATGGCCAAGACCGACCTGAAAGCGCGGCCGATGTTCCATCACGAGCGTGACTCGATCGAGGCACACCTGACGATCGTGTTCGCCGCACTCGCAGTCACCCGACACCTGACCGAGACTTCCGGCTACTCGATCAAACGCATCATCACCGCGCTACGCCCAGTCCGGGATGTCATGATCCGGATCCGCGGCCAGCACGTCATGGCCGAAACACCGCTCGAGGGCGACGCCGCCGACATCGTCGCCAAGCTCCGAGAGTCAGCAGGGCACTAA
- a CDS encoding PIN domain-containing protein: MTDFLVDNSVWARLSTGDQAITARLRRIERAPSDLFVTCPPQVLEFCHSARSPEEYVAYRARMSLGFPLERAPDESLVLDIQNALWTSGLVRAAGALDILIAGYAMVNAATVLAADRDFDHIARVVDLQHEYVAPSG; this comes from the coding sequence ATGACCGACTTCCTGGTCGACAACTCGGTGTGGGCACGCCTGTCCACCGGGGATCAGGCGATCACCGCTCGGTTGCGCCGGATCGAGCGGGCGCCGTCCGATCTCTTCGTCACCTGCCCGCCGCAGGTGCTCGAGTTCTGTCACAGCGCCCGCTCGCCAGAGGAGTACGTGGCGTACCGCGCCAGAATGTCGTTGGGGTTCCCGTTGGAACGGGCCCCCGATGAGTCGCTCGTGCTCGACATCCAGAACGCGTTGTGGACTTCAGGTCTGGTGCGCGCGGCCGGAGCTCTAGACATCCTTATCGCCGGCTATGCCATGGTCAACGCGGCGACAGTGCTGGCCGCCGACCGGGATTTCGATCACATCGCGAGGGTCGTCGACTTGCAGCACGAGTACGTGGCGCCGTCCGGGTGA